The DNA region GGAAGATCCGAATTGGCTGATTGAAGCGGTAGCTGACTTTAGTGGGGATGGTAAGCCCGATCTCTGGTATCGAAATTTTGCAACCGGAGAAAACTTGATTTGGTTGATGAATGGAACCCAGTATCAAGGCCAGATCGGTATGCCCTCTTTGGATGCTAATTTTGATGCGAGAGGAGCAGGTGACTTTAATGGAGATGGCAAGCCGGATGTCATCTTTCGTAATAGAACTACTGGGCAAGTCGATGTGTGGTTTATGAATGGAACCAGTTTTCTATCCTCTACCACCATTACCACCATCGACCCTATCTGGGATATTAGCGGGATTGTTACAACGTCCCAAAAAGTAGATCTAGCAGGTGATAGTGCCAGCACAGCCTTTTATATTGGCAAGCTAGATGCAACTGCTAATTACAGTAATATCCTTGGCCCCTCTAATACCAACGATTACTACTCTTTCACCTTAGACGCACAGTCTAAGGTTTCTGTCACCACAACAGGAACTGGACTAGCTGCTAGAACACAGATCCAAATTGAAACGGCAGATGGTACGGTTCTGGGAACTTCTACCGCCAATGGCGCGGATGAACAAAAGATTACCGATCAAACGCTTGATCCTGGAACTTACTTTGTTCGTATTATTTCGTCCGGATCAAGCTCCATCAAGTACAACATTAGTATTGGAGCAGCACCGCAATTGCCGGTAAATCTTTTCCTGCCAACCACTCCTGCCCCCCTTCAGTTGCAAACATTGACTGGTTCTCCGATCACACCAAGTACACCTGTCAGCGTCTTAAACCCCTATACCTTAAACGTCAATTACAACGTTGAATATACAGGTAGACCGTTAAGTTCGTTCAAGTTAGCCTTTTTCCTGTCCCAAAATCCGGCTGGTACACCGAATGACTACCGCTTTGACTTAAATAATGATGGACAGCGCAACAGCAACGACTTTATCACTATCACCAACCAACCTCCCGGTACGGTAATTTCACGCACAACCCAGCTAACCTTACCCAGCAAAGATGATCCGTTCTGGGTTCAAGATGGGGTTTACTATATTCGCATTGTCTTAGACCCAGAAAATGAAATTCCCGAGGCCGACTTGCAGGGTGTTCCCAGGGAAGATGACAATCAGGCTTCTGTTGCCATCCGGGTACGCGATGCCAGATTACCGGATTTACGTCCCGACAACTTCACTGCCCCCACTGCGGGCACCAAGGGAGGCCAGCTTACAGTTTCAGGCAATATCAGCAATATTGGAACGGCGGCCTCTGATACTCAAAATCCACCTGGCACTACCTTTGAGGTTAGATTCTACCTATCCAAAGATAATCAACTTTCTGGAGCAGATTTCTTCTTAGGCAGTTCAACCTTGAATCCGATCGCGGCTGGTGCCCAAACTCCCTTCAGTCGATCCGTCACCCTACCAACAAGCTGGGGAGGCTATACTCAAGCTCCATTAGACAACAATTACTATCTGATTGCGATCGTGGACGAAGATCTGGAGTTGAATGAACTGACAGGTGGCATCGCCAACAATGTGACCAGCAGACTGATCAGCATTGTTTAGGAATTATGCTTTTGCATTTGTGGGCCAGTCCAGACACTGTTCAGGACTTGCCCATAAATCAGGGGACGATCGCCCACAGCCCGTGTGGTTTGCCCATGCACGTCAACCGTCCACTGAGGCCAATACTCTTCTCCCAGGGTGCCAGCTCGGAACAATACTCGTTCAGGATAAAGCTGGCTCCAACCGAGCAAAACAGCATTGGTATATTGAATCCGGGTAGGAGCTACGGTATAAACCTGATCCCCATGACGGTCTACAATCACGGCATAGTCAGAGGCAAGGTCTGAGCCAAAGAGCGATTCAAATTCACGGGCTAATAAGCGATCGCCCGAAGCAGACCAGGAAACAGGAATGACCATAGAAATTCTTCCTAACAGATCTATCCCGGTATCCAGGAAGGGATTATCTGCCAGGGGAGCAGAGGGAGTAATCGCTTGTAAATCCCCTGTCCGCAAATTCTCTAGAAACAGCACACTCGTCACGCAACTCCGAAAATATTCCGGCTCCACCCGAATCTGAATTCGACTGTAGGCTGCATAATCCTGATCTGGAGAGATCAAGGACTGACTGCGATAGTAATACAACCTGGAAAGATTACCCGAACTACCAGCCGTTATAGTGGCCAGTACCCAACCCCAGGGGATTGGATGGGGGCTATCCAAAGGATCGATTTGCCTGGACTGGTAAGACATAAGGGAACCGGAAGACAAGAACCAATTAGATGCAAAAGGGCTACCTGAAGTAATTTCGTTCAGGAAATGGGGAACACATCATTTTATTGACTAAAAATCCCAGCGATTTTTAGAGTTCGGGAGAAATTTTCTAAAGCCTACCCTGGCGGCTGGGCAACTGTACTTTCCGAAACCGCTTCAGAACGAGATACCCTGTCTGAATCTGAGGAAATAACCAGATAGGCTTTGGAGAAAACTTCAGCAGGAAAGCTTACCTCATGTATAGCAAGCATTATTGACGAATTACGACCTTGTGGCCTAAGTTTCCAAGAGATTTAAGCTTTAAAGATCAGAAGCAAATTATCTGCTGCAAGTCAGCAAGCAGACCATATTTAGTCAAGTAAAGCTTTTTAGTCTCAGAAGACACCAAGTGAGGGAAGTAGATGAAAATTGTGTTCTTTGGCACGCCTGAGTTTGCTGTTCCCAGTCTTAGCAAACTGCTGGCTCATCCAGCCTTTCAAGTGCTGGCCGTGGTGACTCAACCCGATAAGCGTCGGGGACGAGGCAACCAACTGATGCCTTCTCCCATTAAAGCTTTAGCCCTACAGCATCAATTGAGTGTCTGGCAACCCAAAAGTGTCAAGAAAGATGAGGAAACATTAACCAAACTTCAGGAACTCCAGGCAGATGTCTTTGTTGTCGTGGCTTATGGTCAGATTTTGTCCCAATTCATTTTGGATATGCCGCGTTTGGGATGTGTCAATGCTCACGGCTCTATCTTGCCTAAGTACCGGGGTGCTGCACCGATTCAATGGAGTATTTATCACGGTGAACAGGAAACAGGTATCACCACTATGTTAATGGATGCCGGAATGGATACTGGGCCAACGTTGCTGGAAGCTCGCACCCCTATCTTGCTTCTAGAGAATTTTTACGATTTAGCAGGCCGTTTAGCAGAATTGGCGGCTGATTTATTAGTTGAAACACTTCTGCAGCTAGAGCAAGGAACTCTGCAACCTGTTCCCCAGGATAATACTCAGGCAACTTACGCGCCCCTGATTCAAAAGACAGATTATGAGTTGGATTGGAGCCGTACCGCGATCGCTCTCCATAACCAAATTCGGGGATTTTATCCAAACTGTGTGACCCAATTTCGGGGAGAACCCTTAAAAATCATGGCAACGGCTCCCTTAGGGCCAACCTACTGGCCTCAGTTACCTGCAGAAATCAGCAGCTTAGAGACAGAGTGGGAGAAGTGGCAGGAGAAACCCGCTCAGCCTGGAGAAGTGGTTGCGATCGCAAAAGGGGTAGGCCCGATCGTCCAAACGGGAAATGGCCTTTTGCTATTGCGTGAGGTGCAACTTCCTGGCAAACGCCCCCAGTCGGGTACAGATTTTGCCAATGGCAACCGCTTGATGCTGGGAGAGCGATTAAACACAGATAAAGCCCGTGAAAGTACGGAGTCTTAATTAGAAACAGAGAAGTATCAATACGGTAAATGCTGCTTGTCTTAATACTTCTTTCATAAAGCTAATCAGTATCTTTACGGTTTCTTCGCGCAATTCTCTAGGGGACACAGCCGACAAACGATATAACAATTACATGAATTCCAGTCAGTTCCTCCGGTTTTTTTAGCAGCAGAATGAAGAGAGAATATCTTGTTGTACTCCAGCCAGGGCATAGATGTGACCCCTATTTAATCTATCTATAGGTTCTGTAGTTTTTAATGGAAAACTGTTAAAAACGGGCACACTACTAACGCCAGCATCGCTAGTCTGCTCTAAATTCCTAGAAAGAGATATCTATCTGTAAAAACAGTGGAAGTTCAATTACCAAGTACGAACCATTGTGCCTAGCCAACCAGACGTATGGGTGAGAGTGATTGATGACCGAAGCTCAATTCAATTCTGAGACAGAAAGACCGGATCAAAAGTCCTCTTTAACCCTCAAACAGCGAGCCATCCGGGGTTCTTTATGGACATTATCTGGTCATGCCTCCAGTCAGCTCTTGCGATTGGCGAGCAATTTAATCCTGACCCGACTGTTATTTCCAGAAGCCTTTGGATTAATGGCTCTGGTACAAACCTTCATCATTGGCCTGGAAATGTTTTCCGATGTGGGTATTCGGCCCAGCATTATTCAAAATCATCGGGGCAAAGATCCAAACTTCCTCAATACAGCCTGGACTATCCAGGTGATGCGTGGATTTCTGCTATGGCTGGGCGCTTGTTTAATGGCAATTCCAGCAGCCAATTTCTTTAACCAACCCATGCTGGTGTATTTGTTGCCTGTGGTTGGGATAGGGTCAGCGATCGCAGGTTTCAACTCCACAAAACTCGCTACCGTTAATCGTGATTTAGACCTGGCACGATTAACGATCCTCGAATTAGGGAGCCAGATCATCGGAATCGTTGTCATGGTGACTGCCTCCTGGCTGACTCGCTCTGTATGGGGATTGGTGATCGGCGGATTAGTTGGGTCTTTCACCACGATGATCCTCAGTCATCTGGCTCTTCCTGGCCCCCGCAACTCCTTTCACTGGGATCGGGAATGCTTCCAGGAACTGCATCGCTTTGGCCGTTGGGTATTTATTAGCACCCTGTTGACCTTTTTGGCTGGACAGGGCGATCGCCTGCTCATCGCCCGGTTCTTAGATGTTCGTTTTCTGGGAATTTACACCGTGGCGCTCAGTTTATCTAGAGTCACTGCAGAAGTGATCAATATGGTGGGAGATCGCGTATTGTTTCCCTCCTACGCCGAAATTATCCGTGAGCGGCCCGACCGTCTATATGCGGTGCTGCGGCAATCTCGACTGTTGCTGATTCTCATTAGTTGGGCAGGTTCCCTGTTTTTTATTGTATTTGGCAAAACTCTGATCGGTATTTTGTACGACGGACGCTATGCCGAGGCTGGCTGGATTTTGCAGACCCTGGCGATCGGGGCTTTGGTTGCCCGTGTGGGCCACACTTACGACAATGTGTTGTTAGCCAAAGGTCATACCATGACGATCTCTGGCTTACTTGCAACTCAAACGGTAATTCAACTCAGCGCCATGGTTTTAGGCAATTACTGGGCTGGGCCTCACGGAGTGATCATTGGCATTGCAGTAACAGGATGGTTGATGTATCCCTTTATTGCCATCTGTCATGCTCGCCAATCTGTCTGGCAACCTGAGCTAGATTTGCCGCTTATTGCCGTCGCTATTGGCATTGCAGCTTTAGTCATGCCTCATTAGTTAAGTTCTTTTGTCGAATATTGATGTAAAGCTATGTCGCTCTCACCTGTTGTTTCAGTATTAATTTCTGTTTTTAATGCTAAACGATATTTAAGACCTGCTATAGACAGCATTTTGAATCAAAGTTTTCAGGATTTTGAATTATTGCTACTGGATGATGGTTCAGTTGATGGCTCCTGGAAAATTTTGCAGGAATATGCTGTCAGGGATCCTCGAATCCGGATAACTCGTCGTGAAAATCGAGGTGTGCCTAAATCTCGCAATGAACTGCTGGCCATGGCTAAGGGTGAATTTGTTGCCGTGATGGATGCAGATGACATTGCCCTTCCCGATCGCCTTATTCGCCAGGTCAAGTTTTTGCACCATCATCCTGAGGTAGTCTGTGTTGGGGGTAGCTACCAACTGATTGATGAAGCAGGGCGGTTGCTATTAAGCCGATTTGCTGTTCCTGAGACGGATGCTGAAGTTCAGGCTCAGTTACTGGCTGGATTTGGGGGAATGCATCATCCCTGTTTGCTGATCCGGCGATCGGCCATACTACAGGTTGGTGGCTATACCGAAACGATGATTACCGGATCTGACATTGATCTGTGTCTCAAACTAGGCGAGGTCGGTCAGCTCGTTAATTTGAGAGAGCCTGTGCTGCAATACCGGGTTCATAGCCAGTCTCTCACAGAGCGTAATTATACCCGTCCCAGGGAAGAAGTGAGGGCGGCCTGTGAACGAGCCTGGCAACGGCGGGGAATTGCAGGTGAATTTAAGGCTGTAGGGCCACGTCGTCCCGGTAGCGATCGCCAATCTCAGGAAACCTATGCCCTACTCTATGGTTGGTGGGCCTTTAACAGTCGGCAGCGGAGAACCGCCATTCATTATGGGTGGCGAGCAGTTCAGTTAGCACCGTTCAACCTTAAAGCCTGGAAATTGTTCGCCTGTGCTCTACTTAAACCCCTACCAGACGCAGAGGAGCAAACCGTATGACCCCAACACCCCGTGTGTCTGTCCTCATGCCAGTCTACAATGCGCAACGCTATGTGGCTGAAGCGGTTGAAAGTATTCTGCAACAAAGTTTTGGTGACTTTGAGTTATTAATTACAGATGACGGTTCTTGCGATCGTTCCTTAAAAATTCTGCGATCCTATGCCTGTAAAGACTCCCGCATCCGGCTCCGGAGCCAGATCAATCGAGGATTAACCCCTACTCTCAATGCCATGATTCAGGATGCACGCGGGGAGTACATTGCCATCCTAGAACATGACGATGTGGCCCTCCCAAATCGATTAGCCGATGAAGTGGCCTTTTTAGACCAGCATCCAGAAGTTGTTTGCGTTAGTGGGGCGCAGGACTTAATTGATGAAGCCGGACGTTTTCTCACCTGCTTACAGTTACCTCAAACAAATACCGAGATCCAACAGGCGGCTTTGGCAGGGCATGGTAGTATGTGCCATCCCGGCGTAATGATGCGGCGCTCTGCTCTCTTGAAACTCGGTGGTTATAACGAATCAATGGGATTAGCTCACGATCTCGACCTGTGGCTACGACTGGGTGAAATTGGAGAACTGGCAAACCTACCCCAACCCGTTGTCCGGTATCGCCTCCATAGCGCCTCCCTGAGTGAACAACACTGTGGCAAACAGCGGCAGGAAGCGTATTTGGCGTGTGAGCAAGCCTGGAAGCGGCGCGGCATTGAGGGGCATTTTGAAGCCAGAGAACCCTGGAGACCCGGAAAAGACAGACGTTCTCGCCATAAGTTTATGCTGCAGTATGGTTGGTGGGCGTTTACCAATGGTCAAAAGCGAACCGCTTTGATTTATGGATTTCGTGCAATCTATGCATTACCATTTACTCCTGAAGGTTGGAAGTTGCTAATTACAGCGGCATTCAAAAGCGGTGCAGATTTTTCCCAGGCAAAACTCTAGTTTTGTACATTCACCTAGCACGATTTATCCGGTAGTTATGCAATATCCCAGTCCGGCTTCTGTCAATTCTGCCCTACTGAAACCGCCGATCGTCAGCATCATCATGCCAATGCGGAATGCAGGGGCTTTTGTGGATCGTGCCCTGGCTTCTATTTTGCAGGAATGTGAAATTCCTCTGGAAGTGATGGTAGTGGATGATGGGTCTACGGATGGTTCAGCCAATCGGGTAGGCACGATCGCGGATCCTAGAATCCACCTGATTTCTGGTCCTCAGCAAGGAATTGCTGCGGCTCTCAATGCTGGGTTAGCTCAGGCTAAAGGTGACATTTTCATGCGCTGTGATGCTGATGATCTATATGCTTCTGGCCGCATCCAGCAACAGGTGATGTGGTTGATGAATCATCCTGACTTTGTGGCAATCTGCAGCAGTTATACCGCCATTGCTCCAGCGGGCTGGGAAGTGATTTCCTTTCCCTGCGGCTCTAAAGCAGAGGAGATTACGAAAGAGTTGCAACAGGGAGTAACCCGTACCCACCTCTGTA from Leptodesmis sichuanensis A121 includes:
- a CDS encoding FG-GAP-like repeat-containing protein, with translation MADNGIFDNTASGTQRIINATTGIQIFSNSVTDNSFSLGPGDTDDYYKLTVSRSSNVIIKLNSDGGNANVSLLTSAGDPNTTVVPSSNNPNSLADAIVTDPAAPLQAGQTYYIRVFANNPATTINYTLSVETIPTTRADLLWRNYGSLAQGGGLTGIWYMDGTQVIRTELLNPSYVDTSWFAYGIGNFDGTGNPNYIWRSESTGTNGIWLMDSTGTSLQGSVLLPGFFGNGWFPGGIADFNNDGQQDILWTNALDGTQVGLWFMNGTSAVSFQAIDSMEDPNWLIEAVADFSGDGKPDLWYRNFATGENLIWLMNGTQYQGQIGMPSLDANFDARGAGDFNGDGKPDVIFRNRTTGQVDVWFMNGTSFLSSTTITTIDPIWDISGIVTTSQKVDLAGDSASTAFYIGKLDATANYSNILGPSNTNDYYSFTLDAQSKVSVTTTGTGLAARTQIQIETADGTVLGTSTANGADEQKITDQTLDPGTYFVRIISSGSSSIKYNISIGAAPQLPVNLFLPTTPAPLQLQTLTGSPITPSTPVSVLNPYTLNVNYNVEYTGRPLSSFKLAFFLSQNPAGTPNDYRFDLNNDGQRNSNDFITITNQPPGTVISRTTQLTLPSKDDPFWVQDGVYYIRIVLDPENEIPEADLQGVPREDDNQASVAIRVRDARLPDLRPDNFTAPTAGTKGGQLTVSGNISNIGTAASDTQNPPGTTFEVRFYLSKDNQLSGADFFLGSSTLNPIAAGAQTPFSRSVTLPTSWGGYTQAPLDNNYYLIAIVDEDLELNELTGGIANNVTSRLISIV
- the fmt gene encoding methionyl-tRNA formyltransferase; protein product: MKIVFFGTPEFAVPSLSKLLAHPAFQVLAVVTQPDKRRGRGNQLMPSPIKALALQHQLSVWQPKSVKKDEETLTKLQELQADVFVVVAYGQILSQFILDMPRLGCVNAHGSILPKYRGAAPIQWSIYHGEQETGITTMLMDAGMDTGPTLLEARTPILLLENFYDLAGRLAELAADLLVETLLQLEQGTLQPVPQDNTQATYAPLIQKTDYELDWSRTAIALHNQIRGFYPNCVTQFRGEPLKIMATAPLGPTYWPQLPAEISSLETEWEKWQEKPAQPGEVVAIAKGVGPIVQTGNGLLLLREVQLPGKRPQSGTDFANGNRLMLGERLNTDKARESTES
- a CDS encoding oligosaccharide flippase family protein, translated to MTEAQFNSETERPDQKSSLTLKQRAIRGSLWTLSGHASSQLLRLASNLILTRLLFPEAFGLMALVQTFIIGLEMFSDVGIRPSIIQNHRGKDPNFLNTAWTIQVMRGFLLWLGACLMAIPAANFFNQPMLVYLLPVVGIGSAIAGFNSTKLATVNRDLDLARLTILELGSQIIGIVVMVTASWLTRSVWGLVIGGLVGSFTTMILSHLALPGPRNSFHWDRECFQELHRFGRWVFISTLLTFLAGQGDRLLIARFLDVRFLGIYTVALSLSRVTAEVINMVGDRVLFPSYAEIIRERPDRLYAVLRQSRLLLILISWAGSLFFIVFGKTLIGILYDGRYAEAGWILQTLAIGALVARVGHTYDNVLLAKGHTMTISGLLATQTVIQLSAMVLGNYWAGPHGVIIGIAVTGWLMYPFIAICHARQSVWQPELDLPLIAVAIGIAALVMPH
- a CDS encoding glycosyltransferase family 2 protein, with translation MSLSPVVSVLISVFNAKRYLRPAIDSILNQSFQDFELLLLDDGSVDGSWKILQEYAVRDPRIRITRRENRGVPKSRNELLAMAKGEFVAVMDADDIALPDRLIRQVKFLHHHPEVVCVGGSYQLIDEAGRLLLSRFAVPETDAEVQAQLLAGFGGMHHPCLLIRRSAILQVGGYTETMITGSDIDLCLKLGEVGQLVNLREPVLQYRVHSQSLTERNYTRPREEVRAACERAWQRRGIAGEFKAVGPRRPGSDRQSQETYALLYGWWAFNSRQRRTAIHYGWRAVQLAPFNLKAWKLFACALLKPLPDAEEQTV
- a CDS encoding glycosyltransferase family 2 protein; translated protein: MTPTPRVSVLMPVYNAQRYVAEAVESILQQSFGDFELLITDDGSCDRSLKILRSYACKDSRIRLRSQINRGLTPTLNAMIQDARGEYIAILEHDDVALPNRLADEVAFLDQHPEVVCVSGAQDLIDEAGRFLTCLQLPQTNTEIQQAALAGHGSMCHPGVMMRRSALLKLGGYNESMGLAHDLDLWLRLGEIGELANLPQPVVRYRLHSASLSEQHCGKQRQEAYLACEQAWKRRGIEGHFEAREPWRPGKDRRSRHKFMLQYGWWAFTNGQKRTALIYGFRAIYALPFTPEGWKLLITAAFKSGADFSQAKL